The DNA sequence AGGAGATAAAGGGTAAAAACGTTGTTTGTGTCGTGAGCGGAGGCAATAATGATATTGACCGGATGCAGGAAGTAAAAGAACGGTCCATGATCTATCAAGGGTTAAAGCATTATTTTATTGTTAATTTCCCTCAGCGGGCCGGAGCGCTCCGGGAATTTTTAATTGACGTGCTCGGACCCAGCGACGATATTACTCGTTTTGAATATACAAAAAAGAACAACCGTGATAAAGGACCTGTTCTCTGTGGTATTGAGCTTCAGCATCAGGAAGATTACCATTCTCTTATTGACAGAATGGACAAAAAAGGTTTTGCTTATATAGAGATTAATAAAGATGAAGATCTCTTTAATCTGCTGATTTGATAATGTCATAAGCCTTATCGATGAAATTGGTTTTCATTGATAAGGCTTTTTTATGAAAAAAAGGAGGATGTACAATGATGGAAGACGCAATTACGGGTGAAGCTGTCCATGCAGCCGTTACCGGTCAGTCGAGAAAAGGAATTTTTCTTGAATACAAGGGGGAAGAACTTCTCCTTCCAGCCGAAGAAGTAAATAAGCCGGCCGGTGACACGGCTGAGGTATTTATTTATGAGGATAAGCAGGGGAAGCTGACAGCAACGATGAACATTCCCACCGTTACTAAATCGACTTATGACTGGGTCTATGTAGTCGGAGGGATAGACGCTGGAGTTTTTGTTGATATAGGGCTCCCTAAAGATATTCTTGTTTCAAAAGATGATCTTCCGGATGCTAAAGAACTTTGGCCACAAAAAGGGGACCGTTTATTTGTTACCCTTGCCCATGACCGAATGAAGCGCCTGAAAGCAATGCCGATAACGGAAGATATGATTGAAGAAGAAAGAGATCGAGCACAAAATGAGTACCGGGGCTCCGAAGTACGCGGAAACGTCTACGGACATAAAGATGCGGGCACTTGTATCATTACAGAAGAAGGGGTGCGAGGCTTTATACATGAAAGTGAGGCTTCTTTTATTCCTCGGCTTGGGCAGAGTGTGGAAGGAAGAGTTATTGCAGTGAAAGAGGACGGAACAATTAACGTCTCTCTAAGAGATGAAAGAGTGGTAGCTCAAGGGAAAGATGCCGATATGATTTTGGAAGTTCTGCATAAGAGAGGCGGACAGATGCCTTTTACAGACAAATCAACGCCCGAAGAAATTCAGTCTGCTTTTGGATTGAGTAAAGCATCGTTTAAAAGGGCTCTTGGTAAATTAATGAAAGAGAAAATTATTAATCAGGAACCGGGACGGACGTACCTCATTGATAAAGAAGAACAGTAATTAATCCGATTCAGAGAATATTCCAGACAAAGCGGTACTTAAAACTCTTTTATCGAAGACTGCTCCATACATGTTATGGAGCAGTCTATTTGTTATTAAGCTGTGTTAAAGCATTCCTGCAGGGTGTACATTTTCCACTTTGAAAATGCATGGGCCTCTCGCTAAGATAAGAATAGATATACTATACTACTATTCCAAACCTTACTATGAAGTTTCAAATGCAAGACCAACAAAATCAGCGGATTTCAACCCGCCATCTGATCAATGGTGTGGATATTACCGGGCCCCACCCTGCTGAGCGCAGGGTGGAAGGGATGAGCTTAAGCCGTCCCTGCGCCTCCTATAGAAGCGAAAGCGCCCCTTTATCACTTATGAACTTTATTTTCAACATAGCCTTTTATTATGTAAAGCAGGGTGTTATAACGCACGTGCGCAAATGCTTAAACTAGTCGTCTGAACACGTTCTTTAACTGGACGCCCTCAGAACAAAGCCTGATGTTTCAGGATACAGCCCGTTCTCCTTCTTCTCATTATTTTTGAAAGAAGCAGGACATTATGAAACCAGACAATGCTCATTTCTTTTAAAGATCTCTCTTGTTTCTAATAGACGGCGAATGTTTTGCGAGTGAGCTGCTGTTCAGTATTTTATTAGTATACCGTTCTGGAAAATCGTTGCAGACAGCGCCTTTCCCCATTATAATGAAACGTATGTTCCTACATATATCAGGAAGGAGATGGTTTTATGCAGCTGATCATCGCTGAAAAACCGGATCAGGCAAAAAAACTGGCTGCTCCTTTTCATAGCCGTCATCAGAAAGATCATATTGTAATTGATTCCTGCCCCCACTTTCCGACTGGAGCAGTGATAACCTGGGCGCTCGGACATCTCCTAGAACCCGTCCCGCCGGAAACGTATAAAAAAGAGTGGAAACGCTGGGAGCTAAGTGTCCTTCCGATGATACCAGAAGATTTCAAATACCGTGTAAAACGACGCAGAGAATTTTCGGTTATCCAGCGGTTTGCGAAAGATGATCGTGTCAAAGGGATTATCCACGCCGGAGATGCTGAGCGGGAAGGAGAAGCGATAATCCGTCTCATTCTGAATGAGATTGCTGTCTACAAACCGCTCCATAGGCTTTGGATCTCCTCTTTAACTCCTCAGGCTGTTAAAGAAGGATTCGCTGCTTTAAAAGACGGAAAAGAGACGGAAAGTTTATATACGGAAGCGGTGAGCCGGGCCTATGCCGATTGGCTGATAGGGATGAATGCTTCCAGACTCTACACGCTGCTCATGCAGAAACACCACGGCGTTCAGGATGTATTTTCCGTGGGGAGGGTACAGACTCCTACACTTTGTCTGATTGTCGACAGAGAAAAAAAGATAGAAAACTTTAAGCCCGAGCCCTATTGGGAAGTGGAAGCGGAATTCACTCATGAAAAAGGGATCTATAAAGGCGTGTGGCACGATAAAGAGGATTCAAAAATTAACAGCAGGGAATTGGCAGATAAAATTGCTGATTTTGCGCGAAATAAAAGTGCAGAACTAACCTCTTTTAAAGAAAAGGAACGAAAAATTCAACCGCCGCAGCTCTTCTCCCTTTCTACTCTCCAGGCTCATGCGAATAAAGCATTTAAGTTTTCTCCTAAAAAAACGCTGGACACAGCTCAAAAATTATATACGAAGGGGCTGCTGACCTATCCACGCACAGATTCAGCACATGTTACGAAAGAGGAGGCTGCCGCTTTTCCCGGAATGCTTGAAAAATTAAAGAAACTCTCTTCCTATGAGCGCTATTTCCCTCTCCCGAAAACATCCCTGCAGGAAGATAAAAGGTACGTCAATTCAGCAAAAGTGAAAGATCACTACGCTATCATTCCTACAGAAGAAATTAAAAATCCTGAGTCACTTTCGGGAGATGAAGCAAAAATTTATGATGCTGTTATTAAAAGGATGCTCGCAGCTCATGAAAAAGCCTGTATTATGAACGATCTTACGTGCGAAACAACAGTGGACGAAAGAGCCTTATTTATTTCTAAAACCAGCAGTATGCTCCAGGAAGGATGGCGGCGTATTCTGCCTTCTGCAACCAGCGAAAATAATCAGGAGCTGGGGCTTCAGGAGCTGGAAAAAGGTCTCCGGTCTGATGTGACAAAAGCTGACGTTCTTTCCAAAAAAACAAAACCTCCGAAACGTTTTACTGAAGGAGACCTGATTCAATTAATGAAAACATGCGGAAAAGAGCTTGATCCTGAACTTGCTCAGGTTATGAAAGAAACGGAGGGGCTCGGTACAGAGGCTACGAGAGCAGGTATTATTACAGTCCTGAAAGACCGCGGATATATTTCAGTAACTAAAAACATGGTTTTTGCAACGGCAAAAGGGGAGGCACTCTTTAATGCTGTTGCCGGAACGATTCTTTCCTCCCCTGAAATGACGGCAAAATGGGAGCAGCGTCTTGCTGAAATTGGAGAGGGCAGAAAAGGAGCGGGCGCCTTCCTTGATCAGGTGAAGAAATTGACTACTCACCTCGTCGAAGAAGCGGGGCATTCCTCCGGCTCCTGGAATATCGATGCAGCAGCTATTCCATCCACCAGACCTGCGAAAAACGGTAAGCGTAAAAAACGAACGGTAAAAGCAGGTCCGTGTCCGCTATGCGGAGCAGATGTGGTGGATAAAGGTAATTTTTACGGATGCAGCGCCTATCGTCAGAACAGCTGTACATTTACCATTTCCAAAACGATTCTCGGGAAAAAACTTGATTTGAAGCAGATTAAATTGCTGCTGAAAGACGGAAAAACAGAGACAATTAACGGTTTTAATAAAGGCGATGAGACATTTCATGCTGTTTTAAAGTGGGATGCCCAGTCCAGGAAAATTACTTTTGTAACACACGGACAAACATAATTTCACTTTGGGATCCTATCCGGATTGGAGGACCCCAAAATCCAAATCCGGAGGAAACGAAGGCATGCAGATTTCCAAAACGCCTATAGCCCCAGTCCAATTTAAAAATTCGTGAAGTAATCAGGTGAAACGGCCAAATCTGCCCGCGGTGGGTATGTCCGCTTAATGAAATATCTGCTCCTGCCTGTTCTATTTCGTCGAGTGACACAGGCTGGTGATCGAGGACGATGGCAGGTCTGGCGTTATCAGGGATCAATTCTCTGACTGACTTTCTCTGTTTAGACGTCTTGTCTTTGCGTCCGATGATCCATCCGATATTTTCGACATGCACGGTTTCGTCTTCAAGAAGCCTGATCCCGCTGTCTTCGAGTATTTTTGACAGTCTGCTGATTTGATTACCATAATATTCGTGATTGCCGGTAACAGCAAAAATGCCGGAAGTGGATTTTAATTCACTAAGAAGGAGATGCTGGTTTTTGTTTTTAAAAATTTCCGGATCATCATCTACAATGTCACCACATAAAAATATGACGTCCGCATCGAGAGGGTTCACATGTTTTACGAGGTTTTTAACATGTCTGCTGCCTGAAAGACCTCCGAAGTGCATATCAGAAGCTACAGCGAAACTGAATGGTGCACTGACTCTGTCCAGATAAATGGTATATTTCCTGATGACCGGAGTATAGGCATAATAAAGCCCAAACCCCCAGTAGACGATAAAAAGGACTCCAGCAGCGATGGCAGCTCCATTAACAACATTCGAAAAAGGGAAAATGACAGCGAGCAGGAAAACCAGCAGGTGTACTGCCGGAAAAATGATAAGGAAGAACGGCAGACAGGCAAACCAGAGCGAACCAGCTGTTTTCAAAGCCGGAATTTTAATTCCACCTATATAGATGTAGGCAAAAAGATTTACAAATATGGCTATGATGAAATAAGGGATTGGCAGTATAAAAGATAAAATCCAGGCAATATATAAATGAAGCCCTGTATAAATACCTAATGTGAGCAGTGTATAAGTGAAATATTTCCATTTCATGCCATTCAGCTCCAGTACCTTATTGTCGTTAAGACTCTTAATTATGTATAATGGTTTTAGCATACGCTTAGTTATACTTTTTTCACAAACCATACGCCCGAGGGAGGCCTTTATTTATGAAACCACTCAGAAAAAGAAACGGAAAATTATATACGGAAGCACGGGTAAAAATTAATGGAACATATGAATCGTTTGAGGTGCTTATTGATACCGGCCGTGAAAAAACCGTATTTAATAAAAAAATGGTTCCTGAAGAAACACTTGATGCTATGAGTATCGGTCCGCTTAAAGTAAGTGAATTCACGACAGAACTGCAGGACATGGAAGAAGAAGGCATTATCGGAGTTGATTTTCTATTGAAGACAGGAGCAAAGCTGAATTTGGATGCTATGACTATTTCCAGTTCCAGAACGTAAAAAAGACATTGATTGACCTCCGCGGAAGAACCGTGTATTATCACGTTGAAAGCTTGTAGAGATCAGGAAAGGAGACTGGAAATTATGTCTGAAGAACAAGAAGAAGTGCTTGTACAATCCGGTGATCAAATTCTCATTACAGCAGGGGATTATAAAGGCGAATTAGCAAAAGTTATTACCCCTTATACAAATTCCATATCAGCTGAAATGGAAAAAAGAGATGAAGAAGGCGCAAAACCACGTACAGTTCTTAAACATGCTGAGTATGAGATTGTAGAAAAAGCATAAACGATTAAAAAGTACGCCCGTATCTCGGGGCGTACTTTTTTTGAGGGCACACGGTTCAAACCTGCTCCCTGCCCTTAGAGGCATGAAAGTAACTTTATTAAATGAACTGGAAATAATAAAGACTGTAAAGGGCAGTACCGACACAGACAAAAGCAGCAGCTACAAAAGAGGCATTTTGTTTAATTACAGATAAAGGCGTGACATCCATCAGGCGGGAAGCCATCAGCACCTGACCTGAAAAAGGAGAAATCTGTGTGGCGATCGTCCAGGAAGAGACGAGCAGAAGTGCTGCGTATTCATGACTGATACCAAGAGACTCCGGGCTGAGAGAGCTGCCGATACCAATGATGATAATGATTGGATGGACCCCGACAAGAGCAAACATAAGCGTAACTAACATAATAATAAAGGAAAAGAGAAGAACGGAGCCGGATGTCCATACGGCAAGACTGTTGGAAATAACTTCTCCTGCAGCAGTGGAAGAAACTGCTGTCCCGAAAAATCCTGCAGCGATAAAAATAGCCATTTCATTTTTCACCCGCAAAAATGAATGTCTGATGTCGGAAAACACATAAGACAAATAGCCGCCCATTTCCTTTTTCGCCAGGGCAAAAACGATAGGGAGAAAGATAGCGAGCAGTGAAACGATGACAATCATAGAAGCATCTGCGTTGTAATAAAATAAGAAAGAAAGACTGACAAACAAAATACCAAATCGAATGAGAGGCAGAATGGATACCTTGTGTTTTAGGGAACGCGAAGTATTTTCAATCGTGACATCGCCGGAAAAGTCAATCCGGCGAAGCCAGAGTGTGGAAAGGCCGGCAAAGACGGCAGCAAGAAACAGGCCAAAAAAACCGATGGAAAACCAGGATATATCAAAAATAGCTACGACAAGCCCTATATTTACAAAATAAGGCGACCAGAGCATACAGCAGGCAAATCCTCTCATCAAATGAAGGGTGAGCTTCTTCTGATGAAAACTGCGGAAGCTTTCATCTGCAATCTGCCGTATAATAGCCATAGCGCCAAAGTTAAGAATAAATCCAATACAGAGCATTAAAGTAAAACTCAGCCGGTAGGGATGGTTGCCTGATTCTGCACTCTTTTCTGCTATGTAATGCTTGAGAGATGTTAAATAGCCTGTGAAACTCATATAAGCTCCGACTAGTGGGATCATCAGAAAAAGAGATAGTACGTTTGTATTTGTACCAAACGCTTCGGTCATTTCCAGAGGGCTGATATTTTCCATTAAATATATAAAGAATGCACCTGCCGTTAACAGACTGATGATTAATTTATTCGATCGATTAATAAAAAAGAAAGCAGCAATGAGCAGCGCAAGGGAAAGAATGCCGTAAATGAGTGATAACTGCATGGGGGTCACAGCCTCCAGCAGGAACAGTCCTGTAGTTGTATAAGCTGTAATACCCAGCAGCAGCTGCAGCCGGTTTGACAGGGTGATCACCTCCTGAAGCGTATTTATTAATCGTACCATATAAAGGATGGAGGATGGTTTTT is a window from the Alkalicoccus halolimnae genome containing:
- a CDS encoding CvfB family protein gives rise to the protein MMEDAITGEAVHAAVTGQSRKGIFLEYKGEELLLPAEEVNKPAGDTAEVFIYEDKQGKLTATMNIPTVTKSTYDWVYVVGGIDAGVFVDIGLPKDILVSKDDLPDAKELWPQKGDRLFVTLAHDRMKRLKAMPITEDMIEEERDRAQNEYRGSEVRGNVYGHKDAGTCIITEEGVRGFIHESEASFIPRLGQSVEGRVIAVKEDGTINVSLRDERVVAQGKDADMILEVLHKRGGQMPFTDKSTPEEIQSAFGLSKASFKRALGKLMKEKIINQEPGRTYLIDKEEQ
- a CDS encoding type IA DNA topoisomerase; this translates as MQLIIAEKPDQAKKLAAPFHSRHQKDHIVIDSCPHFPTGAVITWALGHLLEPVPPETYKKEWKRWELSVLPMIPEDFKYRVKRRREFSVIQRFAKDDRVKGIIHAGDAEREGEAIIRLILNEIAVYKPLHRLWISSLTPQAVKEGFAALKDGKETESLYTEAVSRAYADWLIGMNASRLYTLLMQKHHGVQDVFSVGRVQTPTLCLIVDREKKIENFKPEPYWEVEAEFTHEKGIYKGVWHDKEDSKINSRELADKIADFARNKSAELTSFKEKERKIQPPQLFSLSTLQAHANKAFKFSPKKTLDTAQKLYTKGLLTYPRTDSAHVTKEEAAAFPGMLEKLKKLSSYERYFPLPKTSLQEDKRYVNSAKVKDHYAIIPTEEIKNPESLSGDEAKIYDAVIKRMLAAHEKACIMNDLTCETTVDERALFISKTSSMLQEGWRRILPSATSENNQELGLQELEKGLRSDVTKADVLSKKTKPPKRFTEGDLIQLMKTCGKELDPELAQVMKETEGLGTEATRAGIITVLKDRGYISVTKNMVFATAKGEALFNAVAGTILSSPEMTAKWEQRLAEIGEGRKGAGAFLDQVKKLTTHLVEEAGHSSGSWNIDAAAIPSTRPAKNGKRKKRTVKAGPCPLCGADVVDKGNFYGCSAYRQNSCTFTISKTILGKKLDLKQIKLLLKDGKTETINGFNKGDETFHAVLKWDAQSRKITFVTHGQT
- a CDS encoding metallophosphoesterase; protein product: MKWKYFTYTLLTLGIYTGLHLYIAWILSFILPIPYFIIAIFVNLFAYIYIGGIKIPALKTAGSLWFACLPFFLIIFPAVHLLVFLLAVIFPFSNVVNGAAIAAGVLFIVYWGFGLYYAYTPVIRKYTIYLDRVSAPFSFAVASDMHFGGLSGSRHVKNLVKHVNPLDADVIFLCGDIVDDDPEIFKNKNQHLLLSELKSTSGIFAVTGNHEYYGNQISRLSKILEDSGIRLLEDETVHVENIGWIIGRKDKTSKQRKSVRELIPDNARPAIVLDHQPVSLDEIEQAGADISLSGHTHRGQIWPFHLITSRIFKLDWGYRRFGNLHAFVSSGFGFWGPPIRIGSQSEIMFVRVLQK
- a CDS encoding DUF2187 domain-containing protein, with the protein product MSEEQEEVLVQSGDQILITAGDYKGELAKVITPYTNSISAEMEKRDEEGAKPRTVLKHAEYEIVEKA